One Candidatus Ornithobacterium hominis genomic region harbors:
- a CDS encoding glycosyltransferase family 2 protein gives MQVIENPLLSIVIPVYNEEENVELLSEEVEAALSAYPYELILVDDGSQDATAEKIKALENKKIILIELKKNYGQSLALAAGIDFARGDYIITLDGDLQNDPSDIPMMLQKIEEGDYDVVTGIRVKRQDSFLKTIPSKIANSIVRKATKMDIKDNGCALKVFNRETAKDLNLYGEMHRFINLLAFLNGARIAQVPVKHHSRQFGQSKYGLGRTFKVINDLILIIFLRKYLQRPIHLFGNAGLISLGLGGIAMFYLAIVKFGLGEDIGTRPLLIVGVLLLLAGIQLITMGIVVDLLMKTYYESQDMRPYRIRKIYNGSQEIIA, from the coding sequence ATGCAAGTAATAGAAAATCCACTTTTATCCATTGTCATTCCTGTTTATAATGAAGAGGAAAATGTAGAATTACTTTCAGAAGAAGTTGAAGCAGCATTATCAGCATATCCGTATGAGTTGATTTTGGTAGATGATGGCTCACAAGATGCAACGGCGGAAAAAATTAAGGCTTTAGAAAATAAAAAAATCATTCTGATTGAGCTTAAAAAAAATTATGGGCAATCACTTGCCTTAGCTGCAGGAATTGATTTTGCACGAGGCGACTACATTATTACCCTTGACGGTGACTTGCAAAACGACCCGAGCGATATCCCGATGATGTTGCAAAAAATAGAAGAAGGCGATTATGATGTGGTGACTGGAATTCGAGTCAAGCGGCAAGATAGCTTTTTAAAGACCATCCCGTCTAAAATTGCTAACTCCATTGTGCGTAAAGCTACCAAAATGGACATCAAAGACAACGGCTGTGCACTGAAGGTCTTCAATCGAGAAACAGCAAAAGATTTAAACCTTTACGGCGAAATGCACCGCTTTATCAATCTATTAGCCTTCCTTAACGGAGCTCGTATTGCACAAGTACCAGTGAAGCACCATTCGAGACAATTCGGGCAATCCAAATACGGTTTAGGTAGAACCTTCAAGGTAATAAATGATTTAATCTTAATAATTTTCTTGCGTAAATATTTGCAAAGACCCATTCATTTATTTGGCAACGCTGGCTTGATTAGCTTAGGCTTGGGAGGCATAGCAATGTTTTATTTAGCCATCGTGAAGTTTGGTTTGGGCGAAGACATCGGGACACGGCCGCTATTGATTGTCGGGGTATTGCTTCTATTGGCAGGCATTCAATTAATTACGATGGGAATTGTAGTCGATTTGTTGATGAAAACTTACTACGAATCTCAAGATATGCGCCCTTACAGAATCAGAAAAATTTACAATGGCAGCCAAGAAATCATTGCGTAA
- a CDS encoding Maf family nucleotide pyrophosphatase produces MLKNIQNKKIILASQSPRRRELLAGLDLEFEVMPLHAEESYDPEELKREQITEFLCEVKAQAFQQWEDDILLITADTIVWMEERAVEKPKSRGEAIEMLELLSGKNHEVISSAAIYSPSKKIIVTDVAKVRFGDLSTEEITYYVDKYQPYDKAGGYGVQEWIGYVGVEEIVGSYYTVMGFPVYPFFKALKNF; encoded by the coding sequence ATGTTAAAAAATATTCAGAATAAAAAAATCATCCTCGCTTCTCAGTCGCCAAGAAGAAGGGAGCTATTGGCGGGTTTAGATTTAGAATTTGAAGTCATGCCTTTACACGCCGAGGAGAGTTATGACCCTGAAGAACTGAAGCGCGAGCAAATAACGGAGTTTCTGTGTGAGGTCAAAGCTCAGGCTTTTCAGCAATGGGAAGATGATATTTTGCTCATCACCGCAGATACGATTGTGTGGATGGAAGAGCGTGCGGTAGAAAAACCAAAGAGTAGGGGAGAGGCAATAGAAATGCTTGAGCTTTTATCGGGTAAAAATCATGAAGTCATCAGCTCAGCTGCCATTTATTCTCCAAGCAAGAAGATTATCGTCACAGATGTGGCAAAAGTCCGTTTTGGTGACTTAAGCACAGAAGAAATTACTTATTATGTTGATAAGTATCAACCCTACGACAAAGCTGGTGGCTATGGCGTACAAGAGTGGATTGGCTATGTGGGCGTAGAAGAAATTGTGGGCTCATACTACACCGTTATGGGATTTCCTGTCTACCCATTTTTTAAGGCTTTAAAAAATTTTTGA
- a CDS encoding lysophospholipid acyltransferase family protein — MSLVNVKDIAENTVLHKWGLLGQPFAWTLHRLLHLHTLNKVYLRNKELESPAFESAVLDDIGIHFEISSQDLERIPKKGPFVIVANHPLGGIDGLLLLKIISEIRPDFKIIGNFLLQKIKPLEKRVFAVNPFETRPEVKNSTTGMLSAFKHLKNGGALGVFPAGEVSARTSTKTIEDKAWQLPVLKLIQRAGVPVIPLYFKTRNSELFYQLAKIHPDVQTAMLARETLRTRLKPVKIRIGKPVTLKQQEEFNSPEELGQFLRKKTYLLSESFDESTLPQKIKKSIPKKRAFPKTILSETEESKIVREISQLKEKNALLFSNNRYDCFFFMYNDAPHIMREIGRLREYTFRQVGEGTNNNSDLDRYDKHYHHLLLWDNEAQKIAGAYRMGLGKKIYDRYGMKGFYVNELFNFEPELQPFFAKSIEMGRAFVTPEYQQKPFPLFLLWRGIIHVALRHPEYKYILGGVSISNQFSEFSKALMIEFMRSHFYDPYVAQYVRPKKAFKPKLKGKDKEFIFDEAKADLNKFDKLIEELEPGGLRLPVLIKKYIKQNARVIAFNVDPKFNDAVDGLMYIRIQEIPESTIKPVLEELSKNQ; from the coding sequence ATGAGTTTAGTTAACGTAAAAGATATTGCTGAAAACACAGTATTACATAAATGGGGTTTGCTAGGCCAACCTTTTGCATGGACATTGCATCGTCTTTTGCATTTACATACGCTCAATAAAGTTTATTTAAGAAACAAAGAGCTAGAGAGCCCCGCCTTTGAGTCAGCGGTGTTGGATGATATAGGAATTCATTTTGAAATTTCATCACAAGATTTAGAGCGGATTCCCAAGAAAGGACCCTTTGTCATTGTAGCCAACCATCCTTTGGGAGGGATTGACGGATTATTATTGTTGAAAATCATCAGTGAGATTCGCCCAGATTTTAAAATTATAGGCAATTTTCTACTCCAAAAAATTAAGCCTTTAGAAAAACGTGTTTTTGCAGTGAACCCCTTTGAGACGCGACCCGAAGTCAAGAACAGCACAACGGGAATGCTCTCCGCATTCAAGCATTTGAAAAACGGAGGCGCTCTAGGCGTTTTCCCAGCGGGGGAAGTTTCTGCTCGAACTTCTACCAAAACAATAGAAGATAAAGCTTGGCAATTACCAGTGTTGAAGCTAATTCAGAGAGCAGGCGTGCCAGTCATTCCGTTGTACTTTAAAACAAGAAATTCAGAATTATTTTACCAATTAGCTAAAATTCACCCAGATGTGCAAACGGCTATGCTAGCTAGGGAAACGCTGCGCACACGCCTGAAACCTGTGAAAATTAGAATAGGAAAACCCGTAACGCTAAAGCAGCAAGAGGAATTTAATTCGCCAGAGGAATTAGGGCAATTTTTGCGTAAAAAAACTTACCTGTTGTCAGAAAGTTTTGATGAATCTACATTACCACAAAAAATCAAAAAATCAATCCCTAAAAAGAGAGCTTTCCCCAAAACGATTTTATCAGAAACAGAGGAATCTAAAATTGTACGAGAAATCAGCCAGTTAAAAGAAAAAAATGCATTATTGTTTTCCAACAATCGCTACGATTGTTTCTTTTTCATGTACAATGATGCGCCACACATCATGAGAGAAATTGGCCGCTTGAGAGAGTACACCTTTCGGCAAGTGGGCGAAGGAACGAATAATAATAGTGACCTAGATCGCTATGATAAGCATTACCATCATCTGCTTTTATGGGACAATGAAGCCCAAAAAATTGCTGGAGCCTACCGCATGGGCTTGGGGAAAAAAATCTATGACCGCTACGGGATGAAGGGTTTTTATGTGAACGAGCTCTTTAACTTTGAACCCGAGCTTCAGCCCTTTTTTGCTAAAAGCATTGAAATGGGGCGTGCATTTGTAACACCTGAATACCAGCAGAAACCCTTCCCACTTTTTCTACTTTGGCGGGGCATCATACACGTAGCATTACGCCACCCAGAGTACAAATACATTCTTGGAGGCGTGAGCATTAGCAATCAGTTTTCTGAATTCTCTAAAGCGTTGATGATTGAATTCATGCGATCACATTTCTACGATCCGTATGTAGCGCAGTACGTGCGACCCAAAAAAGCATTCAAACCAAAACTGAAAGGGAAGGATAAAGAATTTATCTTTGATGAAGCGAAAGCTGATTTAAACAAGTTTGATAAGCTAATAGAAGAGCTAGAACCCGGTGGGCTAAGGCTTCCTGTTTTGATAAAAAAATACATTAAACAAAACGCACGTGTCATTGCATTCAATGTTGATCCTAAATTCAATGATGCCGTAGATGGGCTGATGTATATCCGTATTCAAGAAATTCCTGAAAGTACCATAAAACCCGTTCTAGAAGAACTTTCAAAAAATCAATAA
- a CDS encoding aspartate kinase, whose product MRIFKFGGASVKNKESIGNVKNILIQQKFEKGFVVVSAMGKITNALEEVVKAYQENQNYLAMLNEIEEQHINVVKELIPEINSVFQDIINHVAEVKTFLSLNKSPKYDFIYDQVIALGELLSTKIIAAYLNHSGVNCTWLDAREYIKTNSDYREGKVDYETTCERLQHLPKDKIYIIQGFIGSDDNNFTTTLGREGSDFTGAIISYCLDAESLTIWKDVPGVLNADPRHFAKTQILNQISFEEAIELAYYGATVIHPKTLQPLQHKKIPLLVKSFMHPENEGTRIDDFSEQIKPQIPCYIVKPQQIVLTISSKNFEFIDEKVISDVYKLLTDFKLKVNLIQISAINLYLCLEDKYSNLESAVELLSQKFHVQKEEFCELYTIRNADSKSEKIIPKYESAIIKQAGKQTLQLVIKKEA is encoded by the coding sequence ATGAGGATTTTTAAATTTGGAGGAGCTTCAGTCAAAAATAAAGAAAGCATTGGTAATGTAAAAAATATTTTGATTCAGCAGAAATTTGAGAAAGGTTTTGTGGTCGTTTCAGCCATGGGAAAAATCACCAATGCGCTAGAGGAAGTGGTAAAAGCCTACCAAGAAAATCAAAATTATTTAGCTATGCTCAATGAGATAGAAGAGCAACACATCAATGTAGTGAAAGAGCTTATACCAGAGATTAATTCTGTTTTTCAAGACATTATAAATCATGTAGCGGAAGTCAAAACTTTTTTAAGCCTTAATAAATCTCCTAAATATGATTTTATTTATGATCAAGTTATAGCCTTGGGAGAGTTGCTCTCTACCAAAATCATAGCGGCATATTTAAATCATTCAGGAGTGAATTGCACTTGGCTCGATGCACGTGAGTACATCAAAACCAACAGCGATTACCGCGAAGGTAAAGTGGACTACGAGACAACTTGCGAAAGGCTTCAGCATTTACCCAAGGATAAAATTTACATCATCCAAGGATTCATCGGTTCTGATGACAATAATTTCACCACAACGTTGGGGAGGGAAGGCTCGGATTTCACAGGAGCCATTATTTCTTACTGTTTAGATGCAGAAAGTTTAACGATATGGAAGGATGTCCCAGGGGTTTTGAATGCCGACCCTCGCCACTTTGCAAAGACACAAATTTTAAATCAAATTTCTTTTGAGGAAGCGATAGAACTGGCTTATTATGGTGCAACGGTAATTCATCCCAAAACACTACAACCGCTACAGCACAAGAAAATCCCATTGCTAGTCAAAAGTTTTATGCACCCAGAAAATGAAGGAACAAGGATTGATGATTTTTCAGAGCAGATAAAGCCTCAAATTCCTTGCTATATTGTAAAACCACAACAGATAGTCTTGACGATCTCAAGCAAGAATTTTGAATTTATAGATGAGAAAGTCATTAGCGATGTCTATAAATTACTAACGGATTTTAAACTAAAAGTCAATTTAATACAAATTTCTGCCATAAATTTGTATTTGTGTTTGGAAGATAAATACAGTAACTTAGAGTCGGCCGTGGAATTGCTGAGCCAAAAATTTCATGTGCAAAAAGAAGAATTTTGTGAATTATACACCATTCGTAATGCCGATTCAAAAAGTGAAAAAATTATACCTAAGTATGAAAGCGCCATTATAAAACAAGCGGGTAAACAGACACTACAGTTGGTTATAAAAAAAGAAGCATGA
- a CDS encoding FISUMP domain-containing protein: MKKLLFSFVVLPGALAMAQVGVNTNQPDGSFDVAYIKGAEGTKWGPATPQGVHFPNVSTEQRSQFEGVREGMIIYNTNKKCLEIYLGIKNKVHQWECILNVGSEASQGVAVSPESSSGQFIGGVELSGASVSFTITNNGFSPITVDFSDAVTVENEGIRITVDGTANRKISLDGGASQTLTYKLSGTPKAGKLTARFSKLGLSAEQVLTVGKGIADLQDQEYYVLSFTYNNIKKGYIDNGDNQVSIRIPYTGGKGSYDAVNIEKTTAEGQERDTNKIILSIPEGKFSQTGELTATLKVKGDESYQVRQLEPGDIYVIATYDIDINGSKSKVIIKGIGVIPDKKFGERTNGELRHQFVYLPVTVTGANDYNRTWLNYNLGAEYAKETNFKPNQQLFGTAAHKEAKTYGSYYQWQRASDGHEFWNSGTTPQKADTWTKTGKAAGKFITGGNNWVEKGEGAKGPDLKLWRAGKDNNPCPLGYHVPTVEEWNQLLGAVGSNNQMWSQNQLPNLAAAGYRNVDGSLPLRESSGIYWSSTDSGSDNNAYNNAYNMYFNSRNSGARGNNRGLGFSVRCIKSPKN; this comes from the coding sequence ATGAAGAAATTATTATTTTCTTTCGTTGTATTGCCAGGAGCTTTAGCTATGGCTCAGGTGGGTGTTAATACAAACCAGCCAGATGGCAGCTTTGATGTAGCTTATATAAAGGGTGCTGAGGGTACAAAATGGGGCCCTGCAACTCCGCAGGGCGTTCACTTCCCGAATGTTAGCACAGAGCAGCGCTCACAGTTTGAAGGTGTGAGAGAAGGAATGATAATTTATAATACCAATAAGAAGTGCCTTGAGATATACCTTGGGATAAAAAACAAAGTCCACCAATGGGAATGCATCCTCAATGTAGGTAGTGAAGCATCCCAAGGCGTAGCTGTATCGCCAGAGAGTTCCAGCGGGCAATTTATAGGAGGTGTGGAATTATCAGGCGCCAGCGTAAGTTTCACCATTACCAACAATGGATTCTCTCCCATTACTGTTGACTTCTCTGATGCTGTTACGGTAGAAAATGAAGGGATAAGAATAACAGTAGATGGCACAGCCAACCGCAAGATTAGCCTAGATGGAGGCGCAAGCCAAACCTTGACGTATAAGCTTAGCGGGACGCCGAAGGCAGGTAAGCTTACGGCTAGATTCAGCAAATTAGGATTAAGTGCAGAGCAGGTGTTAACGGTAGGCAAAGGAATAGCAGACCTGCAAGACCAAGAGTATTATGTCCTCTCGTTTACCTATAACAATATTAAGAAGGGCTATATAGATAATGGGGACAACCAAGTTAGCATCAGAATACCTTACACTGGTGGAAAAGGAAGTTATGATGCTGTAAACATTGAGAAAACCACCGCCGAAGGGCAAGAAAGAGATACTAACAAAATTATACTTAGTATTCCTGAGGGTAAATTTTCGCAAACAGGAGAATTGACTGCGACGCTAAAGGTAAAAGGAGATGAGAGTTACCAAGTTAGGCAGCTGGAGCCAGGGGATATTTACGTCATTGCAACTTATGATATTGATATTAACGGGAGCAAATCAAAAGTTATCATCAAAGGGATAGGCGTAATCCCAGACAAGAAGTTTGGAGAAAGAACCAACGGAGAATTACGCCACCAGTTTGTTTACTTGCCCGTTACCGTTACAGGAGCAAATGATTATAATAGAACGTGGCTCAATTACAACTTAGGAGCAGAATATGCCAAAGAAACAAACTTTAAGCCAAATCAGCAGTTGTTTGGCACAGCTGCCCATAAGGAGGCTAAAACCTACGGTTCATATTACCAATGGCAGAGAGCGAGTGATGGGCATGAGTTTTGGAATTCAGGAACTACCCCACAAAAAGCCGATACTTGGACAAAGACAGGCAAAGCAGCAGGGAAGTTTATTACTGGAGGCAATAACTGGGTAGAGAAAGGTGAAGGAGCTAAAGGACCAGATTTAAAGTTGTGGAGAGCAGGAAAAGATAATAACCCTTGCCCGTTAGGTTACCATGTTCCGACTGTGGAGGAGTGGAATCAATTACTCGGTGCTGTAGGAAGTAATAATCAAATGTGGAGTCAAAATCAGTTGCCAAACCTTGCAGCTGCTGGCTACCGTAACGTTGATGGTTCACTGCCCCTCAGGGAATCTAGCGGGATCTACTGGAGTAGCACTGATAGCGGCAGTGACAACAACGCTTACAACAACGCTTACAACATGTACTTCAACAGTCGCAACAGCGGTGCGCGCGGCAACAACCGAGGTCTCGGGTTCAGCGTGCGTTGTATTAAGAGTCCAAAGAATTAA
- a CDS encoding gamma carbonic anhydrase family protein encodes MGIIKSLNHVTPQLGKDCFLAETAVIIGNVEAGNECSFWYGAVLRGDVNKIKLGNRVNVQDNVTIHCTYQKHATEIGDNVSIGHNAIVHGCRIEDNVLVGMGAIVMDGCCIKSGAIIAAGAVLTQNTVVNENELWAGVPAKKVKMVSKELKEGEIKRIAENYVKYSGWFK; translated from the coding sequence ATGGGCATAATTAAAAGTCTAAATCACGTTACACCTCAGCTGGGCAAGGATTGTTTTTTAGCCGAAACAGCAGTTATCATCGGGAATGTAGAGGCGGGTAATGAGTGTAGTTTTTGGTACGGGGCAGTGCTCCGCGGGGATGTGAATAAGATTAAACTGGGCAACAGAGTCAATGTGCAAGATAATGTAACGATACATTGCACGTATCAGAAACATGCGACAGAAATAGGCGATAATGTTTCCATCGGGCACAATGCGATTGTCCACGGATGCAGGATTGAAGATAACGTGCTGGTGGGCATGGGTGCAATTGTGATGGACGGGTGTTGTATTAAGAGTGGCGCCATCATTGCTGCGGGGGCAGTGCTAACACAAAATACAGTGGTGAATGAGAATGAGCTGTGGGCAGGAGTGCCAGCCAAAAAGGTAAAAATGGTATCTAAAGAATTAAAAGAAGGGGAAATTAAAAGAATTGCCGAGAATTACGTAAAGTATAGTGGATGGTTTAAATAA
- a CDS encoding ArnT family glycosyltransferase, whose amino-acid sequence MSKPYQSHALPLILFTIIAFLCFANLGRYPISILDEAKNTEAAREMLVNQSLVPTFNQELRVDKPPLHYFFMQLGYSIFGVNAFGARFFSAFLGLLLGIFMFYFTKKHASKSTAITSLVVLFSSFFWLNEFHLAVPDPYLIFFLSIGWASFYNFYKTGKTRDWWLFYGSIGLASLAKGPIAILMTGLIALLFFLSLKKNFWKNLTRFQPIWGGIIVLLIASPWFIYVHQATGGAFTEGFFIKHNFQRFSSKMEGHGGTFLLTIVFVFLGLFPLGMFIPQGIFHAYKYYRKDDFITFCGILSLTIILFFCISSTRLPNYTLPAMPFLAILVAAFFKEQIYLKSYARWSFYLSTCIISLVTLAIPAAVIFIFQDEKIPYLSFILLSVVALVSIFLSWAALHKHQYQKYIWSISGGWAVISLILFWGVFTPLWQMSPVYKAKKIIQSHQVVGVYQNFDPAFTIQNQRTFPVFQSLEEIHNFTEVYPQAIFITRDRNISSDSLERSGFEFLMNEKSLFENYSSLIFKKIF is encoded by the coding sequence ATGTCCAAACCTTATCAATCGCATGCCTTACCGCTGATTTTATTTACAATTATAGCTTTTCTTTGCTTTGCCAATTTGGGTAGATACCCCATCAGTATTTTAGACGAAGCTAAAAATACAGAAGCCGCTAGAGAAATGCTGGTCAACCAAAGTTTAGTACCTACATTCAATCAGGAACTTAGAGTTGATAAACCTCCTTTGCATTATTTTTTCATGCAATTGGGCTATAGTATTTTTGGTGTAAATGCATTTGGTGCTCGCTTTTTCTCTGCTTTTTTGGGCTTACTTTTAGGCATTTTCATGTTTTATTTTACAAAAAAGCATGCGAGTAAGTCAACGGCAATCACCTCACTCGTCGTTTTATTTTCTTCTTTCTTTTGGCTAAATGAGTTTCATTTGGCCGTGCCAGACCCTTACCTTATCTTTTTTTTGAGTATTGGCTGGGCATCTTTTTACAATTTCTATAAAACAGGAAAAACCCGAGATTGGTGGCTTTTCTATGGGAGCATTGGGCTGGCAAGCTTAGCCAAAGGGCCTATTGCAATCCTGATGACGGGGCTTATAGCTCTTTTATTTTTTCTAAGCCTTAAAAAAAATTTTTGGAAAAACTTAACTCGATTTCAGCCCATTTGGGGTGGAATCATTGTTTTGCTTATCGCTTCACCTTGGTTTATCTACGTTCACCAAGCCACGGGAGGAGCCTTTACAGAAGGTTTTTTTATAAAGCATAATTTCCAGCGTTTTAGTAGTAAAATGGAGGGGCATGGCGGAACTTTTCTGTTAACGATTGTGTTCGTTTTTTTAGGCTTATTCCCCTTGGGTATGTTTATTCCTCAAGGAATCTTCCATGCCTATAAATACTACCGAAAAGATGACTTTATAACTTTTTGTGGAATTTTAAGCCTTACCATTATTTTATTTTTCTGCATCAGCAGCACTCGATTACCCAACTATACGCTGCCAGCGATGCCTTTTTTAGCTATTCTAGTTGCAGCGTTTTTTAAAGAGCAAATTTACTTGAAAAGCTATGCTCGTTGGAGTTTTTATCTCTCGACCTGTATTATCAGTTTAGTAACTTTAGCGATTCCAGCTGCCGTTATTTTTATTTTTCAAGATGAAAAAATTCCCTATCTCTCATTTATTCTGTTGTCGGTAGTAGCATTGGTTTCGATTTTTCTGAGTTGGGCTGCTTTGCATAAGCACCAATATCAGAAGTACATTTGGAGCATTAGCGGGGGGTGGGCCGTAATCTCTCTCATATTATTTTGGGGTGTTTTCACGCCGCTATGGCAAATGAGCCCAGTGTATAAAGCTAAAAAAATTATTCAGTCTCATCAGGTGGTTGGGGTTTATCAAAACTTTGACCCTGCTTTTACGATTCAAAATCAAAGAACTTTCCCTGTGTTTCAATCTTTAGAAGAAATCCATAATTTTACTGAGGTTTATCCGCAAGCTATTTTCATTACTCGAGATCGTAATATTTCGAGTGATAGCCTTGAGCGTTCGGGTTTTGAATTTTTAATGAACGAAAAGAGTTTATTTGAGAATTATTCAAGCCTTATTTTTAAAAAAATTTTTTAA
- a CDS encoding NifU family protein produces MMRVYIEQTNQKSILKFVCEEIITAGSYELGKNDVTQISPLAQQLLSFPFVERVFITANFVAVQKNELVEWEDVAQEVKEIVNEHFEAGSIVKEPQKKEPYTLYAEMTPNPKVMRFVCNQLLTSQIIEVKSKELAEEVPLARALMNNFDFISEVFISENYISVTASEKIQWQDFALEIRQYLLTYLQQGNPIAQEGYEQPANEYEAKLKNKEYTSTEKQIQQILDEYIKPAVASDGGNIALLEFNEESKTAIMLLQGACSGCPSSTVTLKNGIETMLKEMLPNVVEKVEAVNG; encoded by the coding sequence ATGATGAGAGTATATATAGAACAAACAAATCAAAAGAGTATTTTAAAATTCGTCTGCGAGGAAATCATTACTGCTGGCAGCTACGAATTGGGTAAAAATGACGTAACTCAAATATCACCATTGGCACAGCAATTATTAAGTTTCCCTTTTGTGGAGAGAGTCTTCATCACTGCTAATTTTGTCGCTGTGCAAAAAAATGAACTGGTAGAGTGGGAGGACGTAGCACAAGAAGTAAAAGAAATCGTGAATGAACATTTCGAAGCGGGAAGCATCGTAAAAGAACCTCAAAAAAAGGAACCCTATACGCTCTATGCCGAAATGACGCCCAACCCCAAAGTCATGCGCTTTGTCTGCAACCAATTGCTTACTTCGCAAATCATCGAAGTCAAATCTAAAGAACTTGCCGAGGAGGTCCCTTTGGCTCGTGCTTTGATGAACAATTTTGATTTCATTTCAGAAGTTTTCATTTCAGAAAATTATATTTCAGTAACGGCCAGCGAAAAAATTCAGTGGCAAGATTTTGCTTTAGAAATCAGGCAATACCTATTGACTTATCTACAGCAAGGAAACCCCATCGCCCAAGAAGGCTATGAGCAGCCCGCTAACGAATATGAGGCGAAATTGAAAAACAAGGAATACACCTCTACCGAGAAACAGATTCAACAAATTCTAGACGAATACATAAAGCCTGCCGTTGCTAGCGATGGTGGCAACATCGCCCTTCTAGAATTTAATGAAGAGAGCAAAACGGCAATTATGCTTTTGCAGGGAGCTTGTAGCGGCTGCCCCAGCAGTACCGTTACGCTAAAAAACGGCATTGAAACAATGCTGAAAGAAATGCTGCCCAACGTGGTAGAAAAAGTAGAAGCCGTGAATGGATAG
- a CDS encoding lysylphosphatidylglycerol synthase transmembrane domain-containing protein, with product MAAKKSLRKKFFTALKILISIGLLYWVFSQMNWNLLKKELRQAEWIWLFIAWISFVLSQVISVWRMRLYLKKVDVHLPFLTNAQLYALGMFYNFFIPGGVGGDAYKVIALRNHFQRPLKELTSAIFFDRFIGLCAIAILICFSIILLPVEISPSLYYSILLLGSGGLLVGPMILGKIFPKFKKIFFPTLIYSFAVQAFQIGSVLSILISLEQTEELYLYIVIFLISSVLSIISFAGLGIRESIFYYAGEYFKFNPDVSAGVALMFSVISLLTSLIGGIYVIKKIDFGLKPNHHQKNETSL from the coding sequence ATGGCAGCCAAGAAATCATTGCGTAAAAAATTTTTTACAGCCTTAAAAATTCTCATCAGCATAGGACTTTTATATTGGGTTTTTTCTCAAATGAACTGGAATTTACTCAAAAAAGAATTACGCCAAGCAGAATGGATTTGGCTATTTATCGCTTGGATTTCATTTGTCTTATCTCAGGTAATTTCAGTATGGAGGATGCGGCTTTACCTCAAGAAAGTAGACGTTCATTTGCCGTTTTTGACTAATGCGCAACTCTATGCACTAGGAATGTTTTACAACTTTTTCATTCCTGGCGGCGTTGGGGGCGATGCGTACAAAGTAATTGCACTCAGAAATCACTTTCAGCGCCCACTCAAGGAGCTGACCTCTGCCATATTTTTTGATAGATTCATAGGTTTATGTGCCATTGCGATATTAATTTGTTTCAGTATCATTTTGCTCCCCGTAGAAATTTCGCCTTCGCTTTACTACTCAATTTTATTGCTAGGCAGTGGCGGGTTACTAGTCGGGCCAATGATTTTGGGGAAAATTTTCCCAAAGTTTAAAAAAATATTTTTTCCCACTTTGATTTACTCATTTGCCGTTCAAGCCTTTCAGATAGGCTCAGTTTTATCCATTTTAATCTCACTAGAGCAAACAGAAGAACTATATTTGTACATCGTTATTTTTCTAATATCGAGTGTTTTATCCATCATTTCATTTGCTGGATTAGGCATTAGAGAAAGCATCTTTTATTATGCAGGAGAATACTTTAAATTCAACCCCGATGTCTCGGCAGGAGTAGCTTTGATGTTTTCAGTCATCAGTTTACTCACCAGCCTAATTGGCGGAATATATGTGATAAAAAAAATTGACTTTGGATTAAAACCAAATCATCATCAAAAAAACGAAACTTCGCTATAA